AAACTGACCCCTAACACAACATGCCCATGCtgagaaattaaaattcagttatAACTAACCCAAACCTAACTGACTTGCGTTGAGATTTAAGCCTGAACTAACTAAACCAGAAAAAATCACTACAACCCAAACCAACCAAGACTCACCTGAACTAACATTACCTAAACCAGCGCGGTCGCGCGGAGAcgtaaacctgaaataaaacataaaacaactaaaatcacAGTAAGCCAAAGGAGCTCGTGCGCGTCCCGCCACTGGCCGGTAACCGAGCGAATTAACCGGATCAACAGTCGTTCATGGACGCGAGGTTTTGGGAACCGGCAGGAAAACGACCTCTTCAAGCTTCATATATGAACGCAGCGGGAACGCACCATCCTCCGAGGACCAATAAAACGATTTTACAAGAGTGCAGCAGACGCACGCGCACCTCTCGTGCACTTTAGAAAAATATAACCATCGTAAGGTCGCGCGGCATGGCGTCATTTCCGTTCACTCACAGACGGCGtcacaaatttgtgtttttggtcATCCAACCATGTGCACAACATTCCGCTCTGTTCTGCATCCACAATAagttatgcatttattaattattatttattgtttatatttatgcatttaatattaacGTTATATATAGTCGTAATTACGCTAAATATATtatacactacaagtcaaatgtttttgaacagtaagatgtttttttaaaaaaaaaaaaaaaaaaaaaaaaaaagtcttctgctcaccaagcatgcatttatttgattaaaagcacagcaaaagcagtaatattgtgaaatatttttactatttaaaataactgttttctatttaaatgttttaaaatgtcatttatttctgtgatcaaagctgaattttcagcatcattactccagtcttcagtgttacataatctttcagaaatcattctgatatgttgacttgctgttcaagaaacatttttattattattatcaatatttgaaacagCTGAGATCAgtgtttatctgaaacaaaaaagcttttgtaacattatgcactatatcattcaaaagtcagtatatatatatagggaaagaaattacagaaattaatacttgtatttagcaagcttgctttaaattgataaaaagtgatgataaagacatttatgttacaaaagatttctatttcagataaatgctgctcttctgaactttctatttctatttttaacataatgataataataataataaatgttttttagcagcaaatcagaattttacaatgatttctgaaggaccatgtgactagtaatgatgctaaaaattcagctttgaattcacaggaataaattacattttaaaatatattcaaataaaaaacagttattttaaatagtaaaaacatttcaaaatttcactttttttctgtactttgaatcaaataaatgcaggcttggtgaacagaagagacttctttaaaaaaaaacattaaaactcttactgttcaaaaacttttgactagtagtgtaccAGCAGGCCTACTAGTATATACTAGCGTATTAAACATCCAGTATTTCAAATAACAAACGTGCCTCTCGAGGTTTACACACAGGTTGACAGATTATATGGTGTGATGGAACAATTTACATAATCATAAGAAATTTCCATCACATGATCACAGTATACATTATGAGACACCAGAACCTTCCACAGTTTGAGCAAAGTACATTAAACCTTGAGCTTGTTGCATAAACTATGTTAAGACtgtgtcttaagaactagtttgacTGTCTAGCAGTTAACAAAGTGGTTATCAGTCTTACTTTTCAAATTCAAACTAGACCAATCTTTTATGTAactagttttaaaaggttatgACCAgtcttacagaaaaaaaattagatgactaacttttaagactagtctaggCTGTTTATGCAACCGGCCACAGACCCTTCGAGCAAAGTACATTAAACCTGGAACTGGTTGAACCTGTGAACACTGACAGACAACAGTGATAAAATTCATACATTATGTAAGCGGCATgttaatgtaaaacaaattaTGTTCTACTTCACTTTAGTAATGGTGTATACAACTCTAAAAGCCTTCAAAGAAAGCAgaatcagctaaaaaaaaaaaacactttagtagTGTAGTACAGTAGAGCTCCGTAATTTATAATCGTTTCGGTTGAACTGTACTATTACCAATTTCAACTCGACTAATGTCTCGATTAAAGCTTGTTAAACTTGCTTGTTGCAAGATTGCGCTGGAAAATGCAGGgtatttgtgtgcatttgttaAACTCCAATTCTTATTTGTCCACTAAGACATACAGGTTACAGAATATAAATATGATGACTGAAACCAGCGATTTGCAACGTTATAAACCTAATGTGAACCCAATTAGGTTTACCTCAAAGTTTATTTAACACAATACTGTACTATGGTCAAAAAGGGGCGCTGTTGCACTATTCACAAAGCACATTATGTCCCACTTTACTATAATAATGATGTTTACAACAAAGCTTTTACAGAATTTAGCTAAATGTACAGCACTTTAGTAGTACAATAGAGCTCAGTTATTTATAATCTTTTTTCCGGCTGACCTGTACTATTAATGGCTTCAACTCGACTTATGTCTCGCTTGTTAAACTTGCTTGTTGCAGAGCAAGATTGCACTAAAAAATTCAGGGTAGCCTATTTGTTGTGCATTTATTAAACTCAAATTCTTGTCCATTAAGACATACAGGTTAAAGAATATAAATATGATGACTGAAACCAGCAATTAACAAGGTTATAAACCTAATGTGATCCTATTTTAGTTTTACctcaaaagtttatttaacgCAATACTATACTGTGGTCAAAATGGGGCGCTGTTTCCCTATTCACAAAGCATAACTATTGAACAGAAACGCGTCATTAGATTTTAAATCAGACAAAAGACTAAAGTCGTTTTTATACGTTCTTGTTGTTTTTGCGGCGAAGGCCACATTAACGCTGATTTGGAAAGTTTATATTCTTATAATGATACTATTTTGTACTAAATAGcctactgattttttttttttttttttttttgctacttgttaattatttaattagtgcATAGATTGTACTGTTTTTCTTGTCCCAGACCCatattttaatcatataaaattATAAGTACAAACATAAATTATTATGTCTTAAAAGCGTGAGATaaacaagatattttaaaaCGCAAAtcaattgtaatattaaaatattttatagtgtAGTTACTTGTTTATCAAGGAAAAAGCAGTGTTGAAgaatgtaaacaaatatatgGGAACATTTTAAAACGTAAAGTAAATATCACTAAAAtagaatgttttattattattcagtgtcGGGAACGttactttgaaaatgtaatacattacagattacaagttaccccatttaaaatgcaataagtagtgtaactaattcagttactttattaaagcAATGTAACTGATTGGTTTCGATTACTTTAATCAATTCTTTGCATTGATATAcacaaacccaaataggaaataaaacagttatccggaaacactggtgtctcatattttagagcagtcaatacaattttggaaagaaatgtATGTGAAAATATTTAGATGTAACCCCACATTTTTATAAGTAACAgtaattgcacatttttctcagtaacgtaacagattacagttacatttattttgtattacgtaattccgttacatgtaactagttcaTCAACATTCTGTGCATTATTCCAATCAAACggtcaaatattatttttttattaaattacatattgtaTATATCACATGGTACACGAAACAACACATATTCTTTGGAAAattttctatctatctttttgatgtattgaattataattattgtttaattcaGGCCGTTGTCGTTATTTTAATTAACGTATTTTACTCCAGGTGGTGCAATGCGAGCGGCGGGGGAAAGAGCGCTAAAATCATAAATTTAGACGACGGGCGCAAGGCAACGGGGCACAACCAACCACAGCTGAATATATGCGGGCCTAACCAATCACAGACGAGTAGTGGCGGGTCTAACAACAGAACCAAAGGAGTGGGGGATGTTGACCAATAGGAGCGGAGCGTGTAGTTTTACACCGCTGAGGCGCAGGACTTTAAATCTGACGAGATTAAATCACGGCAAGACCTGGAGCTTTATGATATACAACGACGTGTGTTGTAATTcacactgactttttttttgccctTAGGAAATTTCACATCTATTTGACTTGTTTTATTCTGGATTTGTCCACTATCGACGATGTCTGCCGTCCTGCTTTCCACCATGGCCGGGGAAAGACTGACCCCAAGGAAAACCGCTCCTCAAAGAAGCAAAGAGATACTTCCTCTACTGAAGCGAACGGGAACATGCCGAAATCTGTTTGGACCGGTGGATCATGACAAGCTGAGGCGAGAATTGTCTTCCAAACTTCGCAAAATATCCGAAAGAGATCAGCTGAGGTGGAACTTTAATTTTAGCGAAGGACAGCCGCTGGATGGGGATTTAAAATGGGAGGAAAGTCGAGCTGAGGAGTGTCCGCAGTTTTACAGAGAAACGACTGCCGTGTCAAAGAGCCCTTTTGTGAACTTGTCCACGACGGAAAGAATCACCCAAGTTGGCCCAAAACGTGATGGACGTTCAGTGAAGGTCTTGAACCAAAAGAAGCAGATAAACAAGTGTAACCGAAGAAAATTATCTCGCAAACCAGTCGCTCGCGTCCAGACGAAGAGACTCACGGACATGCGCATTACAGGTAAACAATACACATCTAATAATACTGCTATGAAATAAATAGTAGTCATATATAACATAACAAtgaaactataataaaatacagtgttcATGGTTTTTAATGTTGTGAATTTGTTTTCTTGTAGACTTTTATGGGAAAAGGAAGAAAACGGAAAACGTCCATAAAGAAAGCGGAAACATGGAGTGAAATCACATCTTCTGAAGAAAAAAGCGCAGTTACCGCAGCAGTCCGTGCGTCACATTGTGGTGGCGGGAAAAGGCCGGAAGTAATGATGTCTCAGAGTCTGACTCACGTTATTACGTGATAATGTGATTAATGTGATGTATTTATTCACTGATGTATGTGCCGTTTGTGCGGTTTCAACATATAAGAGCAATATACAACTGTTAAGTAACTTTAAATTAAAGTCAGGACAAGTAAGCCTATTTATTGTTgtctaatatatatatgcatgtatatattttgtaatggcctaagttatttatttattgtttatttacttttgcatttcaAGTATACTTTTGTGGTCGAAAATGTAGCAATTCTTCTTGAGGGAAATCACAATCTTGAGCCATATTTGTCACtgttgtaaatttttgtttaataaatttgtACATATAAACTTATGTTGTCTCTTGTCTAGTTTGTGGTTTTTCCAGCATGTGaaaaatataatagttataatagtTAGGTAATAACAGGTTAGTTATAATAACAAGTAAATCATATAGTTTTCAAAACCTTTACAACCATAAACTGGTGATTATGTGAAACAGAAATTCACAGTCTTTCCAACCATATTGTAGCTTTATAGTAAGAGCACCCTTACGaaaatttaccatggttttactacaaataaaacattttaaaaataaaaataacatggttactatagttcaGCCATGGTTTTGAAACACTAAcctagtttaaccatggtatttgtagtacaACTGTGggtatacaaatggtaatcaacatgccaaaaatgtaattttcgtAAGGGCATGTATGCAGGATAAcaatgttatttgtttttttttttttttacgttttatgtAATACCATTTGAgctttgtaatttttaaaaaataaatattttctagtTAAGTACAGTAACGGAAACTTTAATATGATAAAACAATTGTTAAAAAATCGTAATAGAGTGGAAATAATTTTCACTTATAAACTGctagtaaatttaaaaattactttaaaaaatgtaaagttgaatgaaaacacactgaattaaacatgcaattttgaagtagaaagactgaaatagtagtTTCCTTTAGAACTttgaaaaatcttttatttttatttatttatttatagtgcaAAATGAAAGCTGGTCATTGCTCAAtttatatactaccagtcaaaagttttttaatgtttttttttttttaaagaagtctcttctgttcactaagcctgcatttatttgatacaaagtgcagcaaaaacagtaaaacgtttaaatatttttactatttaaaatagctgttttctatttgaatatattttaaaatgtaatttattcttgtgatttcaaagttaaatttttagcataattactccagtcactcCAGCACCCAGCCAACATTTGTATGTGGGGCCCATATGGGTATGAACTGGGCTTAAAAATGGGCCCCATGTAGAATTGTCCGCGGTTTCCATAATAGCCCCATGTTAATTGCCCACATGGATTTCATACAGGATTGCACTTGTCACAAGGTGGGACCCAACTGGGCAACACGCACAAAACCCATCTTGGTCCCATCTTTAACCCAGCGTTTGTATGTGGGACTCATGTGGGTTTGAAACGGCCTGAAATATGGGCTTAATATGGTATTGTCCACGGGTTCCATAATGGCCCCACGTCAATTGCCCACATGGATCTCATATAGGATTGCTCTTGCCATTAGGTGGGACCCAACTGGGCAACACGCACAAAACCCATCTCGGTCCCAGCTTGAAAACAGCtgggtagatttttttttgtttctttgatgaatagaaatttcagaagaacagcatttatctgaaatagaaatcttttgtaacattataaacacctttatcatcacttttgatcaatttaaagcatctatgctaaataaaagtattaatttctataatttctttcctaaaaaacttatactgactccaagcttttgaatggtatagtgtataatgttacaaaagttttttttttatttcagataactgCTGATCTTCGGAtctaatcaaagaatcctaaaaaatttactcgttttaaatattgataatatagCTAAAATAGGACAGGATCGAATATGTGAGACATATTTGTGAGTACTTGAAAGCATGGAAAGATAAATTGAGGATAGTGTTTACAAGAAAACGACTGCAAACGTTTCGATTGTAAAAGTACGTCAatctttaaataattgttaataGCCTGTATTGACTATTTTTCACGCTAGAAACTGGTAGCATCATTTAAACCAAGTTAATTAACCAAGGTAACAGCACAAACCTCGCAATTTGAGGTATCATTACTGTCCTACTGTCAAACATCGTCGACATTAGCCTAATACTAGGATTAGTGGTTTGtcctgaaagaaagaaaatgccgTCGGGGGAGGGGAAGGGGACTGAATGTTTTCAAGACCACAGAGGCAGAACAAAAGCGACTCGAAAACGAGCGGGAGAGATGAAAAAGTGCGGTAGCGATGAAAAGACAAGGATGAGAGCGTGCCATCTCGTTTTGACCTGCAAATTAGGCCGAATTAAAGCTCTGTGACCCGCGCGCTCTCCTCCCACATCTCAGCTAATTCCTCTCAGCGCGCGCGGCTCCCCGCGAAAACACCTGCTGGAGCGCGCGCATAGGAATGGCGCGTGCTGCATACGAAAACACAGAGACTCGCCGGTGATCTGCTTAATATTCATGCGTGTTTAACATCTGTATGACAGAGAGCTCATCTGCACTGTCAGAGAGAAAAACAGCTGCGTTCAAGATGCTTCCCTTGTAGTTTTACTCTATTATTATTTGTACAATTCTCGTTTTTTCTCAAAGGTCCGGTCCTAATCCCAGACCAGTTTCTGATTGTGTCTTCACAAAGCTCTCCTAAAATGGACAAAGTACTTAAACTACAAAGAACTTACCTgtacaaacaataataaaagaaaCAGCAGATAAAAGAACCAGCATGAGTTGAAAGGAACAGGATGGACCATCTGACTTCAATTACTTTTAACTGATGTGGTTTTCCATAGGCACATACAAGGATGTAAGTCACGACTGGGGGGACCAAATGACTAAAAGTCCACATCAGTCATGCACTATTGTAAATATGGGGGTGGGAGAAATGTACATCAAAcagcatttaaacagcattgtattttaacaaaattaaatagcctaccatttaaaatttaaatttataaggGGTCACGACatggattttattattttaatatgttccttgaggtttacttataatgttactaaagttttgttcacaaaaataaatcaataaatatgtggaaaatgattattttcaaccctcattctgaccctctgtctGAAATAACAAGTTTTTAAGGGGCAGGTCCTTTAAGTCAGTATTTCAGTATGGCTACGTCATTAAAAACAGTATCAACGCCTCATCACTATTGCATGAAAGTGTTTTTACAACATGATAAATATAATggtcatttccagacaaagcatttcataaaatcatttgtttaccatttgtgatgcagctgcaatCAGATGTAGTTCCATTAAGCATACAAAGACCTCtcatgtcaaaagatcaagagaaatttgatttctcatgtcgttttatttttcaaataaaaatgcccTCAATAAATGACAAGATTGTTGTTGGTGATACTTGCCAGAAattgaagaaacatttatttgattatatgtTTTCTTAGAATAACTAGTTGAGATTGGCGAATGCCAATAGtacaatatttgtaaaaattgattaagttaaattattttacttttttctcgctATGCTGTAGAAAGAGTAATATAATTcttaacaattaattaaaagaattattatatatgtgtaaCAAAATTATGCATaaacagcatatatatatatatatatatatatatatatataatatcaactttacatataatctcagaattttgacattttatgatttttccaAGATATTATGTCACATCTTGAGTCACACCAACGGATCcgctgcagtgaatgggtgccgtcagaatgataaaacatcacaatattccacaagtaatccacaccactccagtccatcaattaatattgtgtgaagcgaaaagctgcgtgtttgtaatcaacaaatccatcaaggtgttttaacttcaaactgtcgCTTCTGGACATAAAACcagtccataattcataataatgccATGTTGTCCTCTCAAACCAAAACATCCACAGGCATGTATTGtcctgtttttgcttgtaaacctGATCAATATaagcatatttctctcctgattcagaacagacaactggagaaagcaatattatgagaGAGGACTATTATAGATGATTGATgcactggagtcatgtggattacttacattattgtgatgtttttatcagctgtttggactctcattctgatggtacCCATTCACTGGAGAGGattcactggtgagcaagtgatataatgctaaactttaaattataaatctgttccaatgaagaaacaaactcatccactTTTTGGATGCTTGaggttgagtacattttcagcaaactttacattttgggtgaactatttctatTAATTGTTGGATAAAGTTAAGAAGGACTTCATTCTAGGTTAATTTGCTACATAATAGTTTATCTAATCAGtcccacaaacaaaaacatgagaattgtgaattaaaatatgaaaaaaacatcataGGACACCAAAATACTGTACTCATGAATGGTGCTTGTATGTATAACCCATACCTCGATCTGTGGACATAGTGAAATTACAGGGCAGATGTCGTCCCTCATGAGTGCTGGGGTCTCCAGTCTTTCTCACCCACTCCACAGCTGCGTCTCCATGGACACCAGCTGGCCAACCACTTCCAGCAGGGGGAGGGGTCAGCCGAGGGCGTAGATCACCAGCTGACATGCTCACTCAAGCACATCAAATCCAGACGATCTGTGATGTCAGAATGTTGACACATGTGATCAAGCAGCAGTTATGAATTAGCAACTCACCAGCTGACCAAATCACTCTTCCTTGGGAAAAACGCTTATCTTTGTAATTAATATacactacactaccagtcaaaagtttttgaacagtaagaagcTTTTCTGCTTactttatttgatccaaaatacagtaaaagcagtaatattgtgaaatatttttactacttaaaaccactcagaaatcattctaatatgctgacttgctgttcaaaaaacatttataattaatattatcatcaacatttaaaacagctgaatacatttttttcaggattctttgatgaatagaaagatccaaagatcatctgaaataaaaaggttttgtaacattatacactataccattggtgtcagtttttttttttttttttttttttttttggaaaagcaaggatgctttaaattaatcaaaagtgctaataaatacatttataatgttacaaatgatttttatttcagataaatgctgtttttctgaacctactatttatcaaagaaacctgaaaaaatatactcagctgttttcaacataataaatgttttttgagcaggaaATCAGAATGTTTGATTTCtgagctttgaaatcacaggaataaattacattttaaaatatattcaattagaaaacagctttttaaatagtaaaaatatttcaattcaactgctttttctgtactttggatcaaataagtgcaggcttgattaaaaaaaaaaaacattaaaaatcaaaactgacTGGTACTGTACTGATATATTACTATACCAccgtttttgttaatattttgaattagatttgattttttatatttgctgttgtcactttaattttaaagttttagtaactaTGTTGTTTTTGGcagtttcattttatgttttaattagtctatatagtttatttatttattagttttaatctatttaatattaattactttAATACTTAAAGttaatctaaacaaaaataagaaatgttgcctcAGCAgtttgctgaaataaaatgtttgagtTTCAAGTAATTTCAGTTTACATTTATGTCAAGCAGCTTATTTtctttatagttttagttttgttaaCTATGATGACCCTGGTTCTTGAGTGACCTGCGTTGTACCAAGGTTATGTACATAAAGGTTTACTGTGTAGGAGCTGTGTTGACAAATATATCTTTAAGTTGAAACTTATAGTCTAACTTATTCAggtttaattatataatatctgTTATTTagccatttaaataataaaaaccaaGATAATTTTCACAGAAACTTAGGTTTGTAGCATCTCACGAGACCTGCTGTAAATTACCCTATAGCGCCATCTGTTGGTGCTTAGAAAAAATTGTGGCGCATGGTAATACTATGGTCCTTTGAGATGTACAGTAGTATTTACATTGTATTCCTTTTTAGAAAACCATATGGTAATGCTCTGGCACATGtctagggggaaaaaagacattttttttgtaagtagAAAGACTAAGAAACTCAAGGGCATTTAGTCTCACATTTGGTTGACCACTAGAGGGCGACGCCGAAATATAAATATAGGTGTAACGtctatttatattgtatttacatatttatttgccttttttccccttttacCTTCATGATTTGAATTTAAGATGCATGTTTTATTAGTATGTATGTGAATGAACATAAGAGGCTATTTCAGTACCATGTTATTACCTGATACGAACTTTTAAATATAAGATACCTATGCAGTAGGCTATAGCAGAGCTACTGGTTAGTCTTTGATCTGTACTAACTGATAACAAATATACCCAATCCAATGTCCTACCTGTTATTAAACCTGGGTGGGAGCTGAAAGCCACCCAGAAACTACCGAGCATCATTACAGAGCCTCAAACCAGGCGGAAGGGCAAGATTATCCCTCAGTTCTCTCAGATCAGCTGCATATAGACGTCTGCTGCAGAGGGTAATTTCAGT
The sequence above is drawn from the Labeo rohita strain BAU-BD-2019 chromosome 25, IGBB_LRoh.1.0, whole genome shotgun sequence genome and encodes:
- the cdkn1cb gene encoding cyclin-dependent kinase inhibitor 1C encodes the protein MSAVLLSTMAGERLTPRKTAPQRSKEILPLLKRTGTCRNLFGPVDHDKLRRELSSKLRKISERDQLRWNFNFSEGQPLDGDLKWEESRAEECPQFYRETTAVSKSPFVNLSTTERITQVGPKRDGRSVKVLNQKKQINKCNRRKLSRKPVARVQTKRLTDMRITDFYGKRKKTENVHKESGNME